CCGGCTGCGTGTGCCGCTGGCGGGCGAGTGGTAGAGCGCGCTGGAGGGAGGGAGCGTGTCTGTGCGcgccgggtgtgtgtgtgtgtgtgtatgtgtgcgtgtgtgcgtgtgtgtgtgtgtgtgtgtgtgtgtgtgtagggtatATGTGCAGGGGGCGGGGGACCGCGAGCGGGGGGCGGGGATGTGGTCTGctggaaaaatgtgaaaaaaaaaaaaagatccgcTCCAAACCCCCAACCCCTTGTCCGTGAGCCAGTTCCGGCAAGGTGAAGGCTGGGCGGGGTGCCCGTCCTCCAGGCCACCGCGGAGTTTGGCTGCCGGGCGGGGCGTAGGTGTGGCGGGTGTGCTGGGGGGTcccgggaggagggggcgggcggGCCGCACGGGAGTGCGCCGCGGCGCGTGCGGGTCTGGGGGCACCGGGTCCCGGCTCACGCGGCGGGCGAGGCCGGGGCGTGTGCCTGTGTGCCCCCTTCCCGCGGCGGGGAACTGACTCTAAGTCGAACACTCCCAAGCATTTGCGGCGTGGCCGCCAGCCCGAGGGGGCGGACGCGAGCCCCTCCAACGGCGCCGCGGTCCGAGCTGAGCTCCCGCTCGCTCCCGGCCTCTCCCGAGCCAGCCGGGGGGCCGCGGCGCCACACCCAGAGCTCCGGACCCCAGACCCTGGAGGGTTTAGGACTGGGGTCATCTCCCTACGCCAACACCTTACAGGAAAACACCAATGCGGGGATGGGGGGCGGCTGTCTAACTTGAGTGCCAGAGGCCTGCGCCCTCCTTTCCTTCCCGCCAGCACTCCTCCCCCTCGGGGCACGCACGTGGCGTCAGAAAGAAGGCCCTGGGTGGCTTACTGATGACACAGGCAGGCCCAAACCTGGCGCCGCTCCTAATTCTGGCCCTGGGGGAGCAAAGTCCGAAGGAGAGGCCGCTGGGCCGGGCAGAGCGGACCTGCGGTGGGTGGGTCGGTGGGGTTGTCAGGAAGCCTTGGGGGCGGGGAGGCCCAGGGCGCTGGAGACATCTCAGCCACCAGGACCTGGATTAGGGAGGGGTTCTGTGGGTGGAGGAGACAAATTCTTGTCCTGGTGGCCTTCTCAGGGAAGGGGATTGGACCAGTGGTGGGGACTGTGCCTCTGAGAGCCACCTGGTCCCCACCCTGCAAGCAGCTGCTCGGTTCTGGTACGGAGGGGGTCCCACCTCTGACTCCCAGTTGAAGCCTGAGGCCAGACCCAGGCTGCAAGCATCTGAAACATGTGACGGCTCTTGTGGGGTGTGTCCAGTTCTCCCTAAGACTCCCTGGTGACACTGCCCTTCCCAAGTCTGTCCACTGCTCAAGTATGGCAAGAGGTGGCGGCTCTCCTCTTCAGCTTTGGTTTacgtgcttatttttaaaaattctatttcaaaGCAGAGAGCCCTGGCACAGCCCTAGCTCCGGGCCTTGCTGGAGCCCAGGGTTCCAGTACATTACTGGAATCCTGGGCGTTACTGGAATCCTGGGCGGGAGGCCTCTTGGCGCTCAGGTCTCAGTTGAGGAGGGAAACTCTAATGCCCTCTTCTGGGGGTCTTGGAGAGGGATGGAGGagagtgtgtgggcttagttTCTTACACCACTCTCAGACCCGTGTTCTCTCTTTTGGCCTGTGCTCCGCATGCTGCCTGGGTCACCTCTGATAGCTTCCCAAGAGCCAGTGCAGTGGCCATCCAAACGGCTGCCCAAGAGGTTCCCCTGGGATGTGGACAGAAAGTAGGAGAAATCTTGATTCTATTCACTTGCATCTCACCCTTTACAAGTTTTAGGTATGTCTCTGGTGTGGGACTGTATTTGCACAGTAATATAGTATATAATTTATGAGTGGATGCATATATCCCTTTTCCTAAGTGCACACTTAGATTCTGCCTTTTACTGAAGAAGGTATGTAATCAGAAACATTTGGAAACGGCTGTCCAGAGGTTAGAAGTGAACCGCTTAGCCAGCCCTTCACTCCCTGGCCTCCCTTGTCTTTCTGGCTTCATCATCTGtattcttcccctctcctcctcccctcacgATGCCTCCCCTGTGACATCGTGACTCCACCAATACTCAACTTCCAGTTGCCAGAACATGCCCTGTGCTTTCCCGTCTGCAGCCCTGGCGGAGTCTTCTGTCTGTGGGCCCACCCTTCCTTGAGCTCCTGCAAATACAGATGAGCCCAGCTCCTCTCTGAAGATTCCCCTGATGCGTGCAACTCCCAGCGTGCTCTGTAGGCAGCTTTAATAGCCTAAGTCTCTCTGCGGTGGTCATTTGTTTAACTTGCCAGTGCGTTTGTCTAGACTCTAAGCCCCTTGAGGGTCAGGCCCAGGGCTTAGTTATACCTACATCCAGAACAGACTGAGGTCGATTTACCCTGCCACTGGGGGGGACAACCTGGGTCCAGTGAGGTTAATCAGTCTTCCCAAGGTCGGGTCTGCTGACCCCACTAATCAGCTTGAGCCTCCTAATCCGTCGCCAGCAGGAGCCTCAGGATGGACCGCAGGGGCTTGGGAGAGCTGGCAGGGGCCATCTTGGCCCTTTTCCTGCAGACCCGGTCTGGAGGGGATGGGGCAGCTGAGCCATGTGCACTACCCTCTTCCTGCTCAGCACCTTGGCCATGCTCTGGCGCCGCCGATTCGCCAACAGGGTCCAACCGTGAGAAACTGACTGGGCCacgggctgggctgggggagaaACTACTGCGCTGGGTTACAGCCAAGCTGAAGGCGGGCGGGGGCTGCCTGGGctccagggaggctgggagggactTGCAAGGGAGCCCCGAGAGGTTCCCCCTCGGAGTAGGGGAACTTGGAGCTCCTCAAAGACGCTGGCCACAGCCTCCGGTTCCAGAGCCCAATGTGGCTTAGGTCTTGCAGAGAAGCAGGAGCGGGGTCTGGGGTCTGGGTGCTACCCACAGCTCTGcctgcctcttctccctcccacagAGAGCCCAGTGGGGTAGATGGAGCAGTTATGGGCAGCAGCTTGGAAACAGACCTCCAGTCCTCAGGCAGGTAAGGCAGAAGAGTCTAGGGTGGAGGAGGAAGGGTGTCGCTAAGGAGGCTGCCGCTCTCCCCTGTCCCTGCCCAGGCCCGGGGGTGTACATGggtatgtgcctgtgtgtgcgcgtgcatgcTTCACGCTGGCCCCTCACCCCAGCTACCCTGTTCACTGTATGCCTAGTGGGCAGGCCGAATGTCTGTTTTCTCCAGTTGGGAATGGGACTCCCAGCCTCTCCTCTGGACCAAAACTTCTCTGCCTTGCTTGTCCTAGTGCGGGGTGGTCCCCAGGGTCCCTTCTGTTGGAAGATGCAGGGGGAGTGGAGAGAGGGATGAGGCAGAAGCAGCTCTGCGTTGCTTTGCtcgccttcccttccccctccctctcccgctGTCCCCCCCGCCCAGCCTCGGCAGCTCCGCTGCCTGAACCTCCAGCAGGATTCGCTGTCCAGTCCCCAATAGAAGGCGCAGGAGGAGCATGACATCATCAGCACTGAATGCCATTGGCTGGGCAGTCCCTGCGGGCAGGACACTGTCTCCAGTGGCCAGAAAGTTAACTCTTCCCTATTCTGGAGCCATGTGGCCTTTACCAGGGGTGAAGATTGGGAAACTTCTGGACTTTTCCTTCCCCGCTGACTAGTGTCCTTTGATGATAGGGGCTCTATGCccaagaaaacactgaaaaatcagcaaatatttctgaAGAACGTACTGTTGGAAATGTTCATTTGTGCCTTTGGGCCCATCTAGCGTGGGGGACCTAGCTGAAGAGTGATATTCTCTGCTGTGGAAGCATCTTCTAGCCCCCGGCGCTGCTTCTCTCACTTCCCTGAAAGGAGGATCAGATGGCTGAGACAGTGAGCACGCATGCTCGCCTGTGCACCCCACGTCTCTTCCAGGGTGTGGGCAATGTGCCTGCAGTGTGCCCCTTGAATACGTCGAGGTTGGCAAGCCGAGAACTTGggtctttctctgtgtctctgctctGACTTCTCAGTCCTTGGGTTCCCCCAGGTTTGGAATATCAGAAGGCCCCCTGGGAAGCCCAGGGCCTGTGCAGGAAGCAGAGTCATTTCTGTGACGCCCTTCCTCAATAGCTGGGCTAGCTGAGAGGGTCACAGTGGTGCCTAATTATGACTACCGGTGAAATGGGCTGACACGTATAAAATGGGCCCTCAAATGCTGACTGGTCCTCACTGTTGAGTTTGGGTCTGGAGCGGGGCAGCCTGAGTTTAAATCCTACCTTCGCTCTTACTGAGAGGCTGTGGGCAAATTATGTAATCTTTTTATTCATATGTAAACTGGGATTAATAACAGACTGGTTGTGAGGTttctgtgaggtttaaatgagataaccgttgtaaagcactcagcacagagTAACTGCTCAATTAACGCCAGCTCTACTCTTGCTGTTATATGATCAGGGCTTTATTCTTCCCCAGGGGTTTCTCGTACATTAACTCACTCGGAAGTCTCCATGGCCCCAAAGGTTTGGCAGTTCAAGTGTTTCTAGCTCTTGTTAATGGTGCAGGAAGCTGAGGGACAGGGAGACGTAAATGACTTGCTCAACGTCGTGCACCCAATTTGTGGCTGATGTGGGACTGAcaggtccctgacttcagacggtCCATCTCCTCGACTGAAATGCCCCTGGACCTCCTGTCAGGAGAGAAAAGGCCAAATCTGGGACCATCTGGCCGGGCCTGGTCTGCTGTGGCCTTGCCAGAAGGAAGCAGTTGCCTATTAACTCCTTGGGACCCAGCTAACTGGAAAAATTGGCCTGCCAACTAACCCCTCCTGCTGATGGTGGCTCCAGGGAGGACTGGCCCAGCGGGGCGGTAGACGTGAAAGTTCTGCTCTCCAGTTCCACAGTCATAAATTCCAATTGGCTTCTGGGGTGCTCCTGTTCCTCAATAGTCGGGTGAATCGCTAGGcttgggggcaggaggaaggggaaggctgGAAACGTGGGCGGGTCATCCTCCAGTCTTCTGACTCCgtgttcttttctgtttagagAGAAAGAACCTCTGAAGTAAGCCCTCGCCTCTTCAGGCGGAGCTCAGCCCCAGGGCCCGGGATCAGCTGGCAGGTAGGGCAGGGTCTGCAGCCTGGAggagagagggcagggctggggacaaGAAAGGAAGAATACAGAGTACGCAAGGCCTGGCCATGCGGGAGCAGAGCAGGCTGCCTTCAGCTCTGCGGTCACGATGGACGTTAAGGATAGGAGGGTGGACTCCTTCCGTCGGCTCCTACCTTGAGCCTGTtatgttccaggccacagggcaaGGGTTAGTTTTAAGAGAACTACGTGTGATCTCAACAGCATTTTCTAGGCCTGGGGATGGTGGTCCTGCTGGCGGCCTGAGGGGTGTCTAGAGGACTTCTCAGGGAGAGGCAGTGCTCTGGGATGTCCACTCTGAAATACAAGGCCCCgctctggggtgggagagagagccGACCGGCTTGGTTTTCTCTTTCAGCTCACATCCtggtgtgccccccacccccgaagGACGCCGTGGCGGAAGGAGCTGCAGGAGGGAGACTGGGGAAAGCAGCTGTTGAGAAGGTAGACTCCGCTTTTCGGCCCCCGGACCCACCAGTCTGCGCTTCCCCCAAGGCCCTGGCTGTGGGGCTCCTGAAGCTGAGCCTGGccgggcaggtgggaggggcagagATGCTAAAGCTCTGGGACCGGCTCCCTTCCTCtgaggaggcccagagagagggacTCAGTGGGGTCCCCCCATTTAACTCGGGGGCAACCCCCGCCGCCTGCGGCTAGAGGAGGGAACAAGTGGGGAGCGAGGAGACTCCAGAACTGAGGGACAGCGATGGTTCTCGTTCACAAAGGAAGGGCTGCCCTTTCACCCTCCGCTGAACCCTCACAACAACGCATGGAGGCTGGTCATATTATTGTCCATggtttagaaatgaggaaactcaCAGAGTGCTTTGCTAATTTGCCCGGCGTCACCCAGCCAGTAAGTGGAGGACCCCAGGCTCATATGCAGGttgcagagcccatgctcttcaaGCCCACAGCGCAGGCCTCCCTGAAGCCACCTGGAAGTCTGCAGCTGCTCAGTGGAAGAAGCCATTTTACTGGCCTGGCCGCCCATCTTTGGCAGCTCAGCTTGTCCAGGGCTGTGTGGTGTCACTTTGCGATGGTGGCACTCACTTCCTATGACATTTGCCTCTCCCTGGTCCCCAGAGGTCACCCTGCCACTGGCTGCTCTGCTGAAATGATCAATAGGAAATGCCGTTTGGATCTGTGACATGTCTGCCTGCAGCTGGATGGAAGCAACTCACAGCTTGTCCTCGGAGtgtgttttctgtgtgtgtgtgtgcacgcgtgcccGTGTCCCAAATGGGCAGTAGCATGTGGGAAGGGAGAAAGCATGACACTTGTTTCTGTCAATCTGCTGACTGCTCAGTAACGGCGGCGGCCTCCTTTGCCCCCAGCTGCTctgccatttctctctctttaccaTCCTGCCTGATCCTGAGCAGAGATAAAAGCAGATTTCCGCTTCTGCTCCCTGCGATCCAGGCGCAGACCCTGCAGGCAGCTGCTGCCGACCGCCTTGCAGCCATTCGTCTTCCAAAGCCCCCCCAGACTCCCCCCACGTGCATCTCTCCTCCCCATCCAGCCCCCACTGCCCATCTAGCCGCGAGGCCTCTGCCTGGCTGGCCCCCACCCCTGACTTTCAGGAAAGAGGAGCTGGAGGAGTTCTCTAGACAGCAGGAAAGGGTGAGATGCAGCCGACTCGACTCGGGGAACCCACTCTGAagtgatggggaggaggaggcgcAGCCTGCTGGGAGGGGCTGCTGCAGGGAGCCTGGCAGCTCTGTGGGAGCCTCAAAAAGTAGGGCAGGGCGGAGGCAGGGGAAGGGTCTCACCAAGGGAAGGAGCTGCCCACCTGACACGGGCCACGAGTTCGTGACCACCTGTCTCAGCTCCCGTCAGCCTGTCTTTCTCCTGGGAGGCCTCAGCCTTGCTGGTGACAGGACTCTCAGGCTGAGGGCCAGAGGGCACTGTTCCTGGGACCCAGTCTGTATTGCCCGATCCTATCTATGCATCCATTCTCTAATCTATCTGCCGTATTCCTGTCACTTCATCCTTGCCTACGCTCTCTGCCGTTTCCAAGTTGCCTGTCTCCTTCCACTGGGCTGAGGAATTGTCAGACCAAGGTCGCCTAGTGGCACCGGGGCTGGCTCACGGCCCAGACGCACATCCACGAAGTGACACCCCTTTGCAGCCCTGTTCTAAGAGCTTGCTCAGGAGCTGAAGGTGCCTCTGGGGACTGGTtccagatggagggagggaaagcaAGAGGAAGGGGctgctggaggtggggggatgtGTCTGCCTGGGCTTGCAGGCTGCCCAGGCCCTGGCAGCCGGGGTGCCGTGTGGGCTGGGCGGGAGGGGCTCTCTCCCCCAGGGAGCAGGCTGGCTTCGGTGGGAGCAGATTGTGTTTACACCTTCCCCACACACCCGGCCCACGCTCGCCTCTTCTTCTCAGGGCTCTCCCACCCTTGGGCTCTCTGCACAGTCTGCACATTGGCAGCTCCTGCTGCAGAGTTGCCACCCTCGGCCTAGAGCGCCTCTACGGGAGGCCTCCCGGGACAGAGGCGCCCCTTCCTCGGCCCACCATCTCCCGTCACAGCAGCTGGTAGGAAGCCCGTGCCGGGGGTGGACCCAATGTTCCCAAGAGGCTGAGTCCTTCTCCCCTCCCATTTCCTTGGAAAGAGCCGCTGCTTGGAAATGGGAGCAGGAAAGTTCAGGGGCTTGGTAGACTGACCATAACAGGAAGGGGGGATTAAGGGCAACTCGAGAGACAGAGCTGGGTCACTCCTGGTCCGGGGTGTGGGCTGTTATGAAATAACGATAAAGGATCTAAGAGGGAGGAGCCCAGAGTCAGAGCACCGGGTTGAAATCTTGACGCCACCACCACTTCCTACCTCTGTGGCCTTGGGTAGGTTACTGAACGTCTctgtccctcagtttcctcatctataagacaGAGATAACAGTAAACCTTCTCACAGGATTATTGTAGTGTTAAATTAGATAATGCGTGTCAAGGGCTTACCATGTTTAGTGAGTGTTCAATATATGTAAGCTAGTGTAATTGTGTTTGTAAACTGTCAATTACTGAACAGTTAGTCATTTCAGAACAATTAGTAGGTTCAGAACAGCTAGagtccctccccccctccccacggCCCTTCCTGGCCTGTCTTTCCACATACACGCCAGCTGGGCAACGGGCAACTCTGAAACAAATGAGAGGACAGCAGAGGGTGGAACTGCTGGGTGGGGGCCACCTAATAAGACCCAGCACCCAGTGAGATGGTACCAGAGCGCACCGCTGTTGCTTCTGGGTATCTAGAGCCCTGTCCCAACCTCCAGTGGGAGGGTCCTGGCCTGGATACCTTCCCCACAACGGGC
This window of the Balaenoptera ricei isolate mBalRic1 chromosome 20, mBalRic1.hap2, whole genome shotgun sequence genome carries:
- the PRCD gene encoding photoreceptor disk component PRCD isoform X2, which produces MCTTLFLLSTLAMLWRRRFANRVQPEPSGVDGAVMGSSLETDLQSSGREKEPLK